Proteins encoded in a region of the Streptomyces sp. NBC_00258 genome:
- a CDS encoding isopenicillin N synthase family dioxygenase has product MPDTSRTPRVPTVDLRPWVSGDPTARKEIARTVDAALQSAGFLLVTGHGVDPALRTAVRESARSFFRLPAEVKQAYAVKVGGRGWLGPGAEANGYSEGTETPPDLKESLTFATHEPFDDPATNAEWYAPNVWPAQAPELRALCEEYLARMAELENHLLALLGEALGLDPDFFTKHMDHPTYGFNINWYPGTEVVGEPQEGQFRIGPHTDFGTVTILDRQAGKGGLQVYTDEGGWEDAPFDPEAFTINIGDLMARWTGDRWRSGRHRVLPPPADAPAEELMSLVYFGECTPGTVVESVPAPVGRVAHEPVDSHVYLRAKLDSITVG; this is encoded by the coding sequence ATCCCTGATACCTCCCGTACCCCCCGTGTCCCGACCGTCGATCTGAGGCCCTGGGTCTCCGGCGACCCGACGGCCCGCAAGGAGATCGCGCGTACGGTCGACGCGGCGCTCCAGAGCGCCGGCTTCCTCCTGGTGACCGGACACGGCGTCGACCCCGCCCTGCGCACGGCCGTCCGGGAGAGCGCCCGCTCCTTCTTCCGGCTGCCCGCCGAGGTGAAGCAGGCGTACGCCGTCAAGGTCGGCGGCCGCGGCTGGCTCGGCCCGGGCGCCGAGGCCAACGGCTACTCGGAGGGTACGGAGACCCCGCCCGACCTCAAGGAGTCCCTGACCTTCGCGACCCACGAGCCCTTCGACGACCCGGCGACGAACGCGGAGTGGTACGCGCCGAACGTCTGGCCTGCCCAGGCCCCCGAACTCCGGGCGCTGTGCGAGGAGTACCTGGCCCGGATGGCCGAGCTGGAGAACCACCTCCTCGCCCTGCTCGGCGAGGCCCTCGGCCTGGATCCCGACTTCTTCACCAAGCACATGGACCACCCGACCTACGGCTTCAACATCAACTGGTACCCGGGTACGGAGGTCGTCGGCGAGCCGCAGGAGGGCCAGTTCCGCATCGGCCCGCACACCGACTTCGGCACGGTCACCATCCTCGACCGCCAGGCCGGCAAGGGCGGTCTGCAGGTCTACACGGACGAGGGCGGCTGGGAGGACGCACCCTTCGACCCCGAGGCCTTCACCATCAACATCGGTGATCTGATGGCCCGCTGGACGGGAGACAGGTGGCGCTCCGGCCGTCACCGCGTCCTGCCGCCGCCCGCCGACGCTCCCGCCGAGGAGCTGATGTCCCTCGTCTACTTCGGCGAGTGCACCCCGGGCACCGTCGTCGAGTCCGTCCCGGCTCCGGTGGGAAGGGTGGCCCACGAGCCGGTGGACTCGCACGTGTATCTGCGGGCGAAACTGGACTCGATCACGGTGGGCTGA
- a CDS encoding TlpA family protein disulfide reductase, protein MSAASRAPQRSIRTPQRTNRTNRARSRSHGRAVLLTGGAVVAALLLSACGSGGKSGGTGNTGFVTGSDGIATAEKGSRVAAPELSGKTIDGKQLDVADYKGKIVVLNVWGSWCGPCRLEAKNFVKVSDDLKDQGVQFVGINTRDTSTSPAIAFEKAHGVTYPSLYDPTGKLMLRFKKGTLNPQTIPSTLVLDRDGKVASRSLSALSEASLRKMLKPILAEK, encoded by the coding sequence ATGAGTGCCGCCAGCCGCGCCCCCCAGCGCTCGATCCGGACCCCTCAGCGCACGAACCGTACGAACCGAGCCCGCAGCCGTAGTCATGGCCGCGCCGTCCTGCTGACCGGCGGGGCCGTCGTCGCGGCGCTGCTGCTGTCCGCCTGCGGTTCCGGGGGCAAGTCCGGCGGGACCGGCAACACCGGCTTCGTCACCGGCTCCGACGGCATCGCGACGGCCGAGAAGGGCAGCCGGGTCGCGGCTCCCGAACTGTCGGGCAAGACCATCGACGGCAAGCAGCTCGACGTCGCCGACTACAAGGGCAAGATCGTCGTCCTGAACGTCTGGGGCTCCTGGTGCGGCCCCTGCCGCCTGGAAGCGAAGAACTTCGTCAAGGTCTCCGACGACCTCAAGGACCAGGGCGTGCAGTTCGTCGGCATCAACACCCGCGACACCAGCACCAGTCCGGCGATCGCCTTCGAGAAGGCGCACGGGGTCACGTACCCGAGCCTGTACGACCCGACGGGCAAGCTGATGCTCCGCTTCAAGAAGGGCACGCTCAACCCGCAGACGATCCCCTCCACGCTCGTGCTCGACCGGGACGGCAAGGTCGCCTCCCGCTCGCTGTCGGCGCTCAGCGAGGCGAGCCTGCGCAAGATGCTCAAGCCGATCCTCGCGGAGAAGTGA
- the ccsB gene encoding c-type cytochrome biogenesis protein CcsB, protein MTLAAATELAAATNENLANLSNTLIYSAMAVYTLAFFAYIAEWLFGSRSKVGRTAAALTADKDAKKAAAPAVTVKNAGGTAVLERPKVVTRAAPGSRDVPDGPGAHGGDEQGDLYGRIAVSLTVLAFLIAFGGVLTRALSVQRAPWGNMYEFNITFSTVAVGVYLALLAMKKNVRWMGLFLVTTVLLDLGLAVTVLYTASDQLVPALHSYWLYIHVSTAIFCGAVFYVGAVGTILYLFKDSYENKLTTGGKPGRFATSVMERLPASASLDKFSYRVNAAVFPLWTFTIIAGAIWAGDAWGRYWGWDPKETWSFITWVAYACYLHARATAGWKGRKAAYIALIAFACWLFNYYGVNIFVTGKHSYAGV, encoded by the coding sequence GTGACTCTCGCCGCCGCAACCGAGCTCGCCGCCGCGACCAACGAAAACCTCGCGAACCTCAGCAACACGCTGATCTACTCCGCGATGGCCGTCTACACGCTGGCCTTCTTCGCGTACATCGCCGAATGGCTCTTCGGCAGCCGCAGCAAGGTCGGCCGGACGGCCGCCGCGCTGACCGCGGACAAGGACGCCAAGAAGGCGGCGGCTCCCGCGGTCACCGTGAAGAACGCGGGCGGGACCGCCGTACTGGAACGGCCCAAGGTCGTCACGCGGGCCGCTCCCGGCTCCCGGGACGTGCCGGACGGGCCCGGCGCGCACGGCGGGGACGAGCAGGGGGACCTCTACGGGCGTATCGCCGTGTCCCTGACCGTGCTCGCGTTCCTCATCGCGTTCGGCGGTGTGCTCACACGGGCTCTGTCGGTGCAGCGGGCGCCGTGGGGCAACATGTACGAGTTCAACATCACCTTCTCCACCGTCGCCGTCGGTGTGTACCTCGCGCTGCTCGCGATGAAGAAGAACGTCCGCTGGATGGGCCTCTTCCTGGTGACCACGGTCCTCCTCGATCTCGGTCTCGCCGTCACTGTCTTGTACACCGCCAGCGACCAGTTGGTTCCCGCCCTCCACTCGTACTGGCTCTACATCCACGTCTCCACGGCGATCTTCTGCGGTGCCGTCTTCTACGTGGGCGCGGTCGGCACGATCCTGTACCTCTTCAAGGACTCGTACGAGAACAAGCTGACGACCGGCGGGAAGCCCGGCCGTTTCGCCACGTCCGTCATGGAGCGGCTGCCCGCGTCGGCGTCGCTGGACAAGTTCTCGTACCGCGTGAACGCCGCCGTCTTCCCGCTGTGGACGTTCACGATCATCGCGGGCGCCATCTGGGCGGGCGACGCGTGGGGCCGCTACTGGGGCTGGGACCCCAAGGAGACCTGGTCCTTCATCACCTGGGTCGCCTACGCCTGCTATCTGCACGCCCGCGCCACGGCCGGCTGGAAGGGCCGCAAGGCCGCGTACATCGCGCTCATCGCCTTCGCCTGCTGGCTGTTCAACTACTACGGCGTGAACATCTTCGTCACCGGCAAGCACTCCTACGCGGGCGTCTGA
- the resB gene encoding cytochrome c biogenesis protein ResB: MSTTRDTDVRTGGAAGGTTGQENDTAATDAAAARDAGELGAAGAQLSTAPRDTVVPGSFGGVRAPGAAGWLAWTGRETVGWARWFWRQLTSMRVALILLFLLSLGAIPGSLIPQTGQDETKVADFMSRHETLGPIYEKLGLFNVYSSAWFSAIYILLFISLIGCIVPRTWQFVGQLRGRPPGAPRRLNRLPAYTTWRTEAAPEAVREEALKLLKRRRFRAHAAGDAVAAEKGYLREVGNLAFHIALIVMLIAFAWGQLFKYEGNKLIVEGDGFANTLTQYDDFKSGSLFSTDDLEPFSFVLDNFKGTYEPSGPNKGTPRTYESHVTYSEGSDGKEKQRTIKVNEPLDIAGTKVYLVSHGYAPVVTVRDGKGDVVYRQAVPLLPLDSNVTSTGAIKVMDGYRDADGKKDQLGFRAFFLPAYGGANTAVVSQFPALLNPVLNLEAFHGDLGVDSGLPQSVYQLDKTNMKGFKDSKGKQLRENLKPGETMKLPNGAGSITFEKDIKEWAGFQVTEQPGSGWALAGALTAIFGLAASLFIQRRRVWVRATAGPDGVTVVEMAGLGRSESAKVPEELGDLAGILYDLAPGAPDAPDTPESDPDPEAKTSTPEPPAVPAAEGAENK; encoded by the coding sequence ATGAGCACGACACGGGACACGGACGTGCGGACCGGTGGGGCGGCTGGTGGGACGACCGGTCAGGAGAACGACACCGCCGCGACGGACGCCGCCGCGGCGCGGGACGCCGGTGAACTCGGCGCGGCCGGGGCGCAGCTGTCCACCGCTCCCCGGGACACGGTCGTACCGGGCTCCTTCGGCGGTGTGCGCGCCCCCGGTGCCGCGGGATGGCTGGCGTGGACCGGCCGCGAGACCGTCGGCTGGGCCCGCTGGTTCTGGCGGCAGCTGACCTCGATGCGGGTCGCGCTGATCCTGCTCTTCCTGCTGTCGCTCGGTGCGATCCCCGGGTCCCTGATCCCGCAGACGGGCCAGGACGAGACCAAGGTCGCCGACTTCATGAGCCGGCACGAGACTCTGGGCCCGATATACGAGAAGCTCGGCCTCTTCAACGTCTACAGCTCGGCGTGGTTCTCGGCGATCTACATCCTGCTGTTCATCTCGCTCATCGGCTGCATCGTGCCCCGCACCTGGCAGTTCGTGGGCCAGCTGCGCGGCAGGCCGCCGGGCGCCCCGCGACGGCTGAACCGGCTGCCCGCGTACACGACATGGCGCACCGAGGCCGCGCCGGAGGCCGTCCGCGAGGAGGCACTGAAGCTGCTGAAGCGGCGGCGCTTTCGCGCGCATGCCGCCGGGGACGCCGTCGCCGCCGAGAAGGGCTACCTCCGGGAGGTCGGCAACCTCGCCTTCCACATCGCGCTGATCGTGATGCTGATCGCCTTCGCCTGGGGCCAGCTGTTCAAGTACGAGGGCAACAAGCTGATCGTCGAGGGCGACGGCTTCGCCAACACCCTCACGCAGTACGACGACTTCAAGTCCGGGAGCCTCTTCAGCACGGACGACCTGGAGCCGTTCAGCTTCGTCCTCGACAACTTCAAGGGCACGTACGAGCCGAGCGGGCCCAACAAGGGCACGCCGCGCACGTACGAGTCCCACGTCACCTACAGCGAGGGCTCCGACGGCAAGGAGAAGCAGCGGACGATCAAGGTCAACGAGCCGCTGGACATCGCCGGCACGAAGGTCTACCTCGTCAGCCACGGGTACGCGCCCGTCGTCACTGTGCGGGACGGCAAGGGCGACGTCGTCTACCGCCAGGCCGTGCCGCTGCTGCCGCTCGACTCCAACGTCACCTCCACCGGTGCGATCAAGGTCATGGACGGCTACCGCGACGCCGACGGGAAGAAGGACCAGCTCGGCTTCCGGGCCTTCTTCCTTCCGGCCTACGGCGGGGCGAACACCGCGGTGGTCTCGCAGTTCCCCGCGCTGCTCAACCCGGTGCTGAACCTGGAAGCCTTCCACGGCGACCTCGGTGTGGACTCGGGCCTCCCGCAGAGCGTGTACCAGCTCGACAAGACCAACATGAAGGGCTTCAAGGACTCCAAGGGCAAGCAGCTCAGGGAGAACCTGAAGCCCGGCGAGACCATGAAGCTCCCGAACGGCGCCGGCTCGATCACCTTCGAGAAGGACATCAAGGAGTGGGCCGGCTTCCAGGTCACCGAGCAGCCCGGCTCCGGCTGGGCCCTCGCCGGAGCCCTCACCGCCATCTTCGGTCTCGCCGCCTCCCTCTTCATCCAGCGGCGCCGCGTCTGGGTCCGCGCCACCGCCGGTCCCGACGGCGTCACCGTCGTCGAAATGGCCGGCCTCGGCCGCAGCGAGTCGGCCAAGGTCCCGGAGGAACTGGGCGACCTGGCCGGAATCCTGTACGACCTGGCCCCGGGCGCACCGGACGCCCCGGACACACCTGAGTCCGACCCGGACCCGGAAGCAAAGACCTCCACCCCCGAACCCCCCGCCGTACCTGCCGCCGAAGGGGCTGAGAACAAGTGA
- a CDS encoding RNA polymerase sigma factor produces MRARIRAGDAEAFGGLFDAYARSVYNHAFRLTGDWSGAEDIVSLTFLEAWRLRERLDEEGGSPRPWLLGIATNVARNRRRAARRHTAAVARLPPAEAERDFADEVAARIDDVEYLRSVRVAVDRLRRPEREVLALCVWGGLDYAAAAEALGIPVGTVRSRLSRARTKLAAELVGGRGQVRDGRPSVAGPIQEGNQ; encoded by the coding sequence ATGCGCGCTCGAATACGGGCAGGGGACGCGGAGGCGTTCGGCGGGCTCTTCGACGCGTACGCGCGCTCCGTCTACAACCACGCCTTCCGGCTGACGGGGGACTGGTCGGGGGCCGAGGACATCGTGTCGCTGACGTTCCTGGAGGCCTGGCGGCTGCGGGAGCGGCTGGACGAGGAGGGCGGTTCGCCGCGGCCGTGGCTGCTCGGCATCGCCACGAACGTGGCCCGCAACAGGCGCCGGGCCGCCCGGCGTCACACGGCGGCGGTGGCACGGCTGCCGCCCGCCGAGGCCGAGCGCGACTTCGCCGACGAGGTCGCCGCCCGGATCGACGACGTGGAGTACCTCAGGTCCGTACGCGTCGCCGTCGACCGGTTGCGCCGCCCCGAGCGCGAGGTCCTCGCGCTGTGCGTCTGGGGCGGCCTCGACTACGCGGCCGCCGCGGAGGCGCTCGGCATCCCGGTCGGCACGGTGCGCTCCCGGCTCTCCCGGGCGCGCACGAAGCTCGCGGCGGAACTGGTCGGCGGGCGCGGACAGGTGAGGGACGGCCGCCCGTCCGTGGCCGGGCCCATCCAGGAGGGGAACCAGTGA
- a CDS encoding histidine phosphatase family protein translates to MSDITVVHVMRHGEVANPDGVLYGRLPGYRLSELGQQMAERVAEHLASRDITHVVSSPLERARETATPIAKSHGLELATDGRLIEADNVFQGKTFGVGDGALRRPENWKHLVNPFKPSWGEPYVDQVVRMMGALDAAKDAARGHEAVCVSHQLPIWIVRSYVERRRLWHDPRKRQCTLASLTTFTYQGDKIVSVGYSEPARDLVPAHLLAGAKPVKGKSKAFGA, encoded by the coding sequence ATGAGTGACATCACCGTCGTACACGTGATGCGGCACGGCGAGGTCGCCAACCCGGACGGGGTTCTGTACGGGCGACTCCCGGGCTACCGCCTGTCCGAGCTCGGGCAGCAGATGGCCGAGCGGGTCGCCGAGCATCTCGCCTCGCGGGACATCACGCATGTCGTCTCCTCGCCGCTGGAGCGGGCGCGGGAGACGGCCACGCCGATCGCCAAGTCGCACGGCCTTGAGCTCGCGACCGACGGCCGGCTGATCGAGGCCGACAACGTCTTCCAGGGCAAGACCTTCGGGGTCGGGGACGGTGCGCTGCGCCGGCCCGAGAACTGGAAGCACCTCGTCAACCCGTTCAAGCCGTCCTGGGGCGAGCCGTACGTGGACCAGGTCGTGCGGATGATGGGGGCGCTCGACGCCGCGAAGGACGCGGCCCGGGGGCATGAGGCCGTGTGCGTCAGCCATCAGTTGCCGATCTGGATCGTGCGGTCCTATGTGGAGCGGCGGCGGTTGTGGCACGACCCGCGGAAGCGGCAGTGCACGTTGGCGTCGTTGACGACCTTCACGTATCAGGGCGACAAGATCGTGTCTGTTGGCTACAGCGAGCCCGCGCGGGATCTTGTGCCTGCGCATCTCCTTGCGGGGGCCAAGCCGGTGAAGGGTAAGTCCAAGGCCTTCGGAGCGTAG
- a CDS encoding GNAT family N-acetyltransferase, whose translation MTDLRIERVDATESLLEDWRHVHNVIVPPAAMGLDEVRERAGRNHLEVAYRDDVLVGCTTVRPPTDDTATATVIARVLPGHRHQGLGERLYVRGLAQARELGARRIETVVLAANTEGLRFAERHGFVEFDRYTLPGESALWIDLRLA comes from the coding sequence ATGACTGATCTTCGTATCGAACGGGTCGATGCCACCGAGTCCCTGCTCGAAGACTGGCGGCACGTTCACAACGTGATCGTTCCGCCGGCCGCCATGGGCCTCGACGAGGTGCGGGAACGGGCCGGGCGGAATCACCTGGAGGTCGCCTACCGCGACGACGTGCTCGTCGGGTGCACGACGGTGCGCCCGCCCACGGACGACACGGCGACGGCCACCGTGATCGCCCGCGTACTCCCCGGCCACCGCCACCAGGGACTCGGTGAGCGGCTATACGTACGAGGGCTGGCGCAGGCGCGCGAACTCGGCGCCCGGCGGATCGAGACCGTCGTACTGGCCGCCAACACGGAAGGACTCCGGTTCGCGGAACGGCACGGATTCGTCGAGTTCGACCGGTACACCCTGCCGGGCGAGAGCGCGCTCTGGATCGATCTACGGCTGGCGTGA
- a CDS encoding cytochrome c biogenesis CcdA family protein, translated as MSLLVAAGTDPNQTVLTGALVLAIPIAVLGGLVSFFSPCVLPLVPGYLSYVTGVGGTDLGDAKRGRMVAGASLFVLGFSAVFVSGGALFGYFGSTLQEHQSVLSKVLGGLMIAMGVFFLGLMPWLTQREFRFHKRPVAGLVGAPVLGALFGIGWTPCIGPTLASVNALAFDQASAGRGAILTIAYCVGLGVPFVLAAVAFRKALGAFGWVKRHYVWVMRVGGGMMIATGLLLLTGAWDSIVQEMQGWSDGFTVGV; from the coding sequence GTGTCTCTTCTCGTAGCCGCGGGCACCGACCCCAACCAGACCGTCCTCACCGGGGCGCTGGTGCTCGCCATCCCGATCGCCGTACTCGGCGGGCTCGTCTCCTTCTTCTCGCCGTGCGTACTGCCGCTCGTGCCCGGTTATCTGTCGTACGTCACCGGCGTCGGCGGCACCGACCTGGGTGACGCGAAGCGCGGGCGGATGGTGGCGGGCGCCTCGCTCTTCGTGCTCGGGTTCTCCGCGGTGTTCGTCTCCGGCGGTGCCCTCTTCGGGTACTTCGGCTCGACCCTGCAGGAGCACCAGAGCGTCCTCTCCAAGGTGCTCGGCGGGCTCATGATCGCCATGGGCGTCTTCTTCCTGGGCCTGATGCCCTGGCTCACCCAGCGTGAATTCCGCTTCCACAAGCGGCCGGTGGCCGGTCTCGTCGGGGCCCCGGTGCTCGGTGCGCTCTTCGGGATCGGCTGGACGCCCTGCATCGGACCGACGCTCGCGTCCGTGAACGCGCTCGCCTTCGACCAGGCGAGCGCCGGCCGCGGGGCCATACTGACCATCGCGTACTGCGTCGGTCTGGGCGTGCCCTTCGTCCTCGCGGCCGTCGCCTTCCGCAAGGCGCTCGGCGCCTTCGGCTGGGTCAAGCGCCACTACGTGTGGGTGATGCGCGTCGGCGGCGGAATGATGATCGCGACCGGTCTGCTGCTGCTGACCGGCGCGTGGGACAGCATCGTGCAGGAGATGCAGGGCTGGTCCGACGGCTTCACGGTGGGGGTCTGA
- a CDS encoding CU044_5270 family protein, with protein MSTIPEKDLPPGRHRVLREHLMREINGETPPEPVRRIWRRPAFVAPAVAAALSVAVVIGAGVTRDAASDGPPRPHSGASERPERSSSESPAQLLERVAVAAAKLPTGVEGDEFVYTKTDNYHWKMDPEKTVGDCPRTLEGHGYGVRERWESVDGRHVGLSREHKSGGGVVERPIAEQLPGKHTINFYEQALELPTDTEGMYRWLYGLDPGEKPSGKRSADVAAFVKASGLLTGSLLPPKTAAALYRAVAKIPGLIVLEGARDAAGRTGVAVAMDGVAVIGFGQGESRSELIFDEKTLGYLGESTVNLAVPKHRCDSLAAGDLVGSIAILERTVVDRKGEQP; from the coding sequence GTGAGCACGATTCCCGAGAAGGACCTCCCGCCGGGCCGCCACCGCGTCCTGAGGGAGCATCTGATGCGCGAGATCAACGGGGAGACCCCGCCCGAGCCCGTACGCAGGATCTGGCGTCGCCCGGCCTTCGTGGCCCCGGCGGTGGCCGCGGCCCTTTCGGTCGCCGTCGTCATCGGGGCCGGCGTGACCCGGGACGCGGCCTCGGACGGGCCGCCCAGGCCGCACTCCGGGGCATCGGAACGCCCGGAGCGCAGCAGTTCGGAGAGCCCGGCCCAGCTGCTGGAGCGGGTCGCCGTGGCCGCCGCGAAACTGCCGACCGGGGTTGAGGGTGACGAGTTCGTCTACACGAAGACCGACAACTACCACTGGAAGATGGACCCCGAAAAGACGGTGGGGGACTGCCCCAGGACCCTGGAGGGCCACGGCTACGGCGTACGGGAGCGCTGGGAGTCCGTCGACGGCCGGCACGTGGGCCTGTCGCGGGAGCACAAGTCCGGCGGCGGAGTGGTGGAGCGGCCGATCGCCGAGCAGCTGCCCGGCAAGCACACGATCAACTTCTACGAGCAGGCGTTGGAACTCCCCACCGACACGGAGGGGATGTACCGCTGGCTCTACGGGCTCGACCCCGGTGAGAAGCCCTCCGGCAAGCGGTCCGCCGACGTGGCCGCCTTCGTGAAGGCGAGCGGTCTGCTCACCGGCAGCCTCCTGCCGCCGAAGACCGCCGCCGCGCTCTACCGGGCCGTCGCGAAGATCCCCGGTCTGATCGTCCTCGAAGGAGCCCGGGACGCCGCGGGCCGCACGGGGGTGGCCGTCGCCATGGATGGAGTCGCCGTTATCGGCTTCGGGCAGGGCGAGTCCCGCTCCGAGCTGATCTTCGACGAGAAGACCCTCGGCTACCTGGGCGAGAGCACGGTCAACCTCGCCGTTCCGAAACACCGGTGCGACTCTCTCGCGGCGGGCGACCTCGTCGGCTCGATCGCCATCCTGGAGCGGACCGTCGTCGACAGGAAGGGCGAGCAGCCGTAG
- a CDS encoding YqeB family protein — translation MEKSGRDPRDRTVAGPGEATVLAEPVWQLMLVCVGCGGVGGWLLTLLADLWLSLPWVPMKGPARLLTSVPEPWLTVGAVGVGLALGLLLGITAVYESLTARISDSRVVLTIRDSDREFTHDEIALACRDGKQLVLVAPDGGELAREHCGLPWRRLAEAFAAHGYDWGAPQRS, via the coding sequence ATGGAGAAGAGCGGCCGGGATCCGCGGGACAGGACGGTGGCGGGGCCGGGGGAGGCCACCGTGCTCGCGGAGCCGGTCTGGCAGCTCATGCTCGTCTGCGTGGGGTGCGGGGGCGTGGGCGGCTGGCTGCTCACGCTCCTGGCCGACCTGTGGCTGTCGCTGCCCTGGGTGCCGATGAAGGGACCGGCCCGGCTGCTGACCTCGGTCCCCGAACCCTGGCTCACCGTCGGCGCGGTCGGCGTGGGACTGGCACTGGGCCTGCTGCTCGGGATCACCGCCGTGTACGAGTCCCTGACCGCCCGTATCTCCGACAGCCGGGTGGTCCTCACGATCAGGGACTCGGACCGGGAGTTCACGCACGACGAGATCGCCCTCGCGTGCCGGGACGGCAAACAGCTCGTGCTGGTCGCCCCGGACGGCGGGGAGCTGGCCCGGGAGCACTGCGGCCTCCCCTGGCGCCGCCTCGCCGAGGCCTTCGCCGCACACGGCTACGACTGGGGAGCGCCTCAGCGGTCGTAG
- a CDS encoding nucleoside deaminase, producing the protein MDQAQARAWLATAVEEARTGLDEGGIPIGAALYGADGTLLGRGHNRRVQDGDPSTHAETAAFRNAGRQRTYKDTTMVTTLSPCWYCSGLVRQFGISRVVVGEAETFHGGHDWLAEHGVEIVLLDDPECTALMRDFIKDRPELWNEDIGE; encoded by the coding sequence ATGGATCAGGCACAGGCGCGCGCATGGCTGGCCACCGCTGTCGAGGAGGCACGTACGGGGCTGGACGAGGGCGGCATCCCCATCGGGGCCGCGTTGTACGGAGCGGACGGCACCCTGCTGGGGCGCGGGCACAACCGCCGCGTCCAGGACGGCGACCCGTCGACGCACGCGGAGACGGCAGCCTTCCGGAACGCGGGACGGCAGCGTACGTACAAGGACACGACGATGGTGACCACCCTCTCCCCCTGCTGGTACTGCAGCGGTCTCGTCCGGCAGTTCGGGATCTCCAGGGTCGTCGTCGGGGAGGCCGAGACCTTCCACGGCGGGCACGACTGGCTCGCCGAACACGGCGTGGAGATCGTGCTCCTCGACGACCCCGAGTGCACCGCCCTGATGCGCGACTTCATCAAGGACCGACCCGAGCTGTGGAATGAGGACATCGGTGAGTGA
- a CDS encoding VOC family protein codes for MSLVTTIQPDGTPTWIDLRVPDLERALEFYGALFGWEYAPDSAKTGLGTVCLLRGRPVAAIAQASPATTDPGWTMYFATADCDGTAKRVADAGGSVLTAPADIGEHGRAALAEDPVGARFGLWEARAHVGCEVVNEPDSLVRNDLVTPDPEPARAFYTAVFDYTLDLNETLPDLDFTFLRRRDGHEIGGIFGFPVAPRSVWATTFEVADTDAVVRRAVAAGGTADAPEDTPYGRSATLTDPFGVEFSVITRPAQDRQPPPAAAYDR; via the coding sequence ATGAGCCTCGTCACCACCATCCAGCCGGACGGTACGCCCACGTGGATCGACCTCCGGGTGCCCGACCTCGAACGCGCGCTGGAGTTCTACGGCGCGCTCTTCGGGTGGGAGTACGCGCCGGACTCCGCGAAGACCGGCCTGGGGACGGTGTGTCTGCTGCGCGGACGCCCCGTCGCGGCCATCGCGCAGGCTTCGCCTGCCACCACGGATCCCGGCTGGACCATGTACTTCGCGACGGCGGACTGCGACGGCACCGCCAAGCGGGTCGCCGACGCGGGCGGATCCGTGCTCACGGCTCCGGCGGACATCGGGGAGCACGGCCGCGCGGCCCTCGCGGAGGACCCGGTCGGCGCCCGCTTCGGCCTCTGGGAGGCGCGGGCGCACGTCGGCTGCGAGGTCGTGAACGAGCCGGACTCGCTCGTACGGAACGACCTGGTCACCCCGGACCCCGAGCCGGCCCGGGCCTTCTACACGGCCGTGTTCGACTACACCCTGGACCTCAACGAGACCCTCCCGGACCTCGACTTCACGTTCCTGCGCCGCCGGGACGGCCACGAGATCGGCGGCATCTTCGGTTTCCCGGTCGCCCCCAGGTCCGTCTGGGCGACCACGTTCGAGGTGGCCGACACGGATGCCGTCGTACGCCGTGCCGTCGCCGCGGGCGGCACCGCCGACGCCCCCGAGGACACCCCGTACGGCCGGAGCGCCACCCTCACGGACCCCTTCGGAGTGGAGTTCTCGGTCATCACCAGGCCCGCCCAGGACCGCCAACCGCCGCCGGCCGCCGCCTACGACCGCTGA